The Kiritimatiellia bacterium genome has a window encoding:
- a CDS encoding VCBS repeat-containing protein yields MYEKVVFDWGLNTTEAVSADYDGDRLVDPALYDENAGLWGALLSGSEYAELMTSFGGPGCYPVVGDFDGDGKADLTVYRENTGEWITRLSGNFYQPMTTTLGGPGYLPSPGDYDGDGICDAAVYSPSLNKWYIWWPAEQDVTDTNLLAEMFAAAVLDAHQPAASKISKKLTPIAAYNTNLVWSNGLVLVASFTRTFDYPEHIGGLYTNKYAESWVTAVPELRHYLAGYTGTNYLLRVKQALGMPHTAGNDMIAEFWVNPQSLFRPSPDPETTDCEAALDFSYTNSARLAVSENHCSWFTNQVAVNQWPWTRLGYTYDWARPRNIKGPSEFVIPLNSVFIVKSITDAETYILYGPGN; encoded by the coding sequence GTGTACGAAAAGGTGGTTTTTGACTGGGGCCTGAACACAACCGAAGCGGTCTCCGCGGATTATGACGGCGACCGGCTGGTTGACCCGGCGCTTTACGATGAAAACGCGGGCTTGTGGGGCGCCTTGCTTTCCGGAAGTGAATACGCCGAACTAATGACTTCCTTCGGCGGTCCGGGCTGTTATCCGGTGGTCGGCGATTTTGACGGCGACGGCAAAGCGGACCTGACGGTTTACCGGGAAAATACCGGGGAATGGATCACCAGACTTTCCGGCAACTTTTATCAGCCCATGACCACCACGCTCGGCGGACCGGGTTATCTGCCCTCCCCCGGCGACTATGACGGCGACGGCATTTGCGACGCGGCAGTTTATTCGCCGTCCCTGAACAAATGGTACATCTGGTGGCCCGCCGAACAGGACGTAACCGACACCAACCTGCTGGCGGAAATGTTTGCCGCCGCCGTGCTGGACGCCCACCAGCCGGCCGCATCAAAAATCTCAAAAAAACTGACGCCGATCGCCGCCTACAACACCAATCTCGTCTGGAGCAACGGGCTGGTCCTGGTGGCGAGCTTTACCAGAACTTTTGATTACCCGGAGCATATCGGCGGGCTTTACACAAATAAATACGCGGAAAGCTGGGTGACGGCCGTGCCGGAACTGCGGCATTACCTGGCCGGCTATACCGGCACCAATTATCTCCTGCGCGTCAAGCAGGCCCTCGGCATGCCGCATACGGCCGGCAACGATATGATCGCCGAATTCTGGGTGAACCCGCAATCGCTTTTCCGCCCGAGCCCGGACCCGGAAACAACCGACTGCGAAGCGGCGCTGGATTTTTCATACACCAATTCGGCGCGGCTGGCGGTCAGCGAAAACCATTGTTCCTGGTTCACCAATCAGGTGGCGGTCAACCAATGGCCGTGGACCCGTTTGGGTTACACTTACGACTGGGCCAGGCCGCGCAACATCAAGGGGCCGAGCGAATTTGTCATTCCCTTGAATTCGGTTTTCATTGTCAAATCAATCACCGACGCAGAAACATATATTTTATATGGTCCGGGCAACTAA